In Marinitoga hydrogenitolerans DSM 16785, one genomic interval encodes:
- a CDS encoding Wadjet anti-phage system protein JetD domain-containing protein, which yields MQIKKYLEKYSKKYITYEEIEKNINIEYEILYNEIKKLIDEKILIPIKNKKENGRYPSLPEKFRINIINKKDNLFILHPKININYYLNHMNEYQKDKEIILKIDQFLKSEKKEPVATRERAYEIFNDEKAFEKNKRILKVLKNIKINIKKDLYTFDSREPFYIFTFKPDMKKVLISENQTPFYNFYLLSKENIIPFDAVIFGEGKKILRSFEFIYEYVPKNTIFYYWGDIDYDGILILIKLIERYNEYNIYPWKEGYNLMLKRKSRDTKVKNKIKFETKDEYLKKLISIVKEKRVIPQEAIDYQQLKNLVIKDV from the coding sequence ATGCAAATAAAAAAATATCTTGAAAAATATAGTAAAAAATACATAACCTATGAAGAAATAGAAAAAAACATTAATATAGAATATGAAATATTATATAATGAAATTAAAAAATTAATAGATGAAAAAATACTAATTCCGATAAAAAACAAAAAAGAAAATGGAAGATATCCCTCTTTGCCGGAAAAATTTAGAATAAATATAATAAATAAAAAAGATAATTTATTTATATTACATCCAAAAATTAATATAAATTACTATTTAAACCATATGAACGAATATCAAAAAGATAAAGAAATTATTTTAAAAATAGATCAATTTTTAAAAAGCGAAAAAAAAGAACCTGTTGCTACAAGAGAAAGGGCCTATGAAATATTTAATGATGAAAAAGCATTTGAAAAAAATAAAAGAATATTAAAAGTATTGAAAAATATAAAAATAAATATAAAAAAGGATTTATATACCTTTGATTCAAGAGAACCATTTTATATATTTACATTTAAACCGGATATGAAAAAAGTATTAATTTCTGAAAATCAAACACCCTTCTACAATTTTTATTTATTATCAAAAGAAAATATAATTCCGTTTGATGCAGTGATATTTGGTGAAGGAAAAAAGATATTGCGAAGCTTTGAGTTTATATATGAGTATGTTCCGAAAAACACCATATTTTATTATTGGGGAGATATAGATTATGATGGAATATTAATACTTATAAAATTAATTGAACGATATAATGAGTATAATATTTATCCGTGGAAAGAAGGATATAATTTAATGTTAAAACGAAAATCAAGAGATACAAAAGTGAAAAATAAAATAAAATTTGAAACAAAGGACGAATATTTAAAAAAATTAATATCAATAGTAAAAGAAAAAAGGGTTATTCCACAGGAAGCTATTGATTATCAACAATTGAAAAATCTGGTGATAAAAGATGTATAA